Proteins encoded together in one Lathyrus oleraceus cultivar Zhongwan6 chromosome 5, CAAS_Psat_ZW6_1.0, whole genome shotgun sequence window:
- the LOC127085329 gene encoding pentatricopeptide repeat-containing protein At3g49730-like, giving the protein MHRFSHLFHKHTLFNLPFRKSFQISHENTILHHLFFFTTTSQIISSQPSAHSPPTPNPSPPKFKTSNTTIRNDQFGLVHLESSANNFTDQNNDEFASDVEKVYRILRKYHSRVPKLELALKESGVVVRSGLTERVLNRCGDAGNLAYRFFSWASKQQSYRHSPDVYRAMIKVLSKMRQFGAVWGLIEEMRVGNPELISPQVFVILMRRFASARMVHKAIEVLDEMPKYGCEPDEYVFGCLLDALCKNGSVKEAASLFEDMRYRFPPTVKHFTSLLYGWCKEGKLVEAKHVLVQMKDAGIEPDIVVFNNLLGGYAQAGKMGDAYDLLKEMRRRGCEPNAVSYTVLIQSLCKHEKLEEAMRMFVEMQRNGCQMDVITYTTLISGFCKWGKIKRGYELLDQMIQEGHSPIQLTYLHIMVAHEKKEELEECMELVNEMQKIGCVPDLNIYNTVIRLACKSGEVKQGVWLWNEMEASGLSPSIDTFVIMINGFLEQDYLVEACEYFKEMVGRGLFAAPQYGTLKELMNSLLRAEKLEMAKDTWNCITGSKSCEMNVSAWTIWIHALFSKGHVKEACSFCIDMMDNDLMPQPDTFAKLMGGLKKLYNREFAVEITEKVRKMAADRHITFKMYKRRGERDLKEKVKEKKDGRKRRARQRRWGGGHQKAL; this is encoded by the coding sequence ATGCATAGATTCTCACATCTCTTCCACAAAcacactcttttcaaccttccatTCAGAAAGTCTTTTCAAATCAGCCATGAAAATACCATATTACACCACCTCTTCTTCTTTACTACTACCTCTCAAATAATTTCTTCTCAACCCTCTGCACACTCACCACCAACACCAAACCCTAGCCCCCCAAAATTCAAAACCAGCAACACTACTATAAGAAACGACCAATTCGGTCTCGTTCACCTTGAATCTAGTGCAAACAATTTCACCGATCAAAACAATGACGAGTTTGCTTCTGATGTAGAAAAGGTTTACAGAATATTGAGAAAATACCATTCTAGGGTTCCCAAATTGGAGCTAGCTTTGAAAGAATCTGGAGTTGTTGTTAGGTCTGGTTTAACAGAACGTGTATTGAATCGGTGTGGCGATGCTGGGAATTTAGCTTATAGGTTTTTTTCTTGGGCTTCTAAGCAACAAAGTTATAGGCATAGTCCAGATGTGTATAGAGCTATGATTAAGGTTTTGAGTAAAATGAGACAGTTTGGTGCTGTTTGGGGGTTAATTGAAGAAATGAGAGTGGGAAATCCTGAGTTGATTTCGCCGCAAGTGTTTGTTATTTTGATGAGGAGATTTGCTTCTGCTAGGATGGTTCATAAGGCTATTGAGGTGTTAGATGAAATGCCTAAGTATGGTTGTGAGCCGGATGAGTATGTTTTTGGGTGTCTTTTGGATGCGTTGTGTAAGAATGGTAGTGTTAAGGAGGCTGCTTCACTTTTTGAGGATATGAGGTATCGGTTTCCGCCGACTGTTAAGCATTTTACTTCGTTGTTGTATGGTTGGTGTAAGGAAGGGAAGCTTGTGGAGGCGAAGCATGTGTTGGTGCAAATGAAGGATGCGGGTATTGAGCCGGATATTGTGGTGTTTAACAATTTGCTTGGTGGGTATGCTCAAGCTGGGAAAATGGGGGATGCTTATGATCTTTTGAAAGAGATGAGAAGAAGGGGATGCGAGCCGAATGCAGTGTCGTATACTGTTTTGATCCAGTCGTTGTGTAAACATGAGAAATTGGAGGAGGCAATGCGAATGTTTGTTGAAATGCAGAGAAATGGTTGTCAGATGGATGTCATAACGTATACGACATTGATAAGCGGGTTTTGCAAGTGGGGAAAAATCAAAAGGGGTTATGAGCTTTTGGATCAGATGATACAAGAAGGACATTCCCCGATTCAGCTGACTTATCTGCATATCATGGTGGCTCATGAAAAGAAGGAAGAATTGGAAGAGTGTATGGAACTTGTGAATGAGATGCAGAAGATTGGTTGTGTTCCTGATCTTAACATCTATAATACAGTCATTAGGCTGGCTTGTAAGTCGGGAGAGGTCAAACAAGGTGTTTGGCTTTGGAATGAAATGGAAGCGAGTGGACTCAGTCCGAGTATCGACACTTTTGTCATCATGATTAATGGGTTTCTTGAGCAGGATTATCTAGTTGAAGCTTGTGAGTATTTCAAAGAAATGGTTGGGAGAGGGCTTTTTGCTGCTCCTCAATATGGTACTTTGAAGGAGTTGATGAATTCTCTTTTGAGAGCCGAGAAGCTTGAAATGGCTAAAGATACTTGGAATTGTATCACTGGTTCTAAAAGTTGTGAGATGAATGTGAGTGCATGGACAATCTGGATTCATGCATTGTTTTCAAAAGGACATGTGAAGGAAGCTTGTTCGTTTTGTATAGACATGATGGATAACGATTTAATGCCACAGCCAGATACTTTCGCAAAGCTTATGGGTGGTTTGAAGAAATTGTATAACAGAGAATTTGCTGTAGAAATCACTGAGAAGGTAAGGAAAATGGCTGCTGATAGACATATCACTTTCAAGATGTATAAACGGAGAGGAGAGAGGGATTTGAAAGAAAAGGTAAAGGAGAAAAAAGACGGAAGGAAGAGGAGGGCTAGACAACGCCGTTGGGGTGGAGGCCATCAAAAAGCATTATAA
- the LOC127081246 gene encoding uncharacterized protein LOC127081246 translates to MMKEVDDKSSPEYQRLTWDALRKSINGLVNKVNAANIKNIIPELFAENLIRGRGLFCRSCMKSQMASPGFTDVFSALVAVVNTKFPEVGDLLLRRIVLQLKRAYKRNDKPQLLAAVKFVAHLVNQQVAHEIIALELLTVLLEKPTDDSVEVAVGFVTECGSILQDLSPRGLHGIFERFRGILHEGEIDKRVQFLIEGLFAIRRAKFQGYPAVRPELDLVEQEDQLTHEVSLDEEIDPETNLDIFKPDPNYMENEKRYEELKKSLLGEEEESEGDDEGSDAESDDDDDESDEETEESMQIKDETETNLVNLRRTIYLTIMSSVDFEEAGHKLLKIHLEPGQEMELCIMLLECCSQERTYLRYYGLLGQRFCMINKVHQENFETCFVKQYSMIHRLETNKLRNVAKFFAHLLGTFALPWHVLSYIRLTEEDTTSSSRIFIKILFQELSEHLGIRLLNERLNDPTMQDSFESIFPKDNPKNTRFCINFFTSIGLGGLTENLREYLKNMPRLIMQQQKQVPDSDSDNESASSGSSDSGTSSESESDSASSDESDRKRSKRRRK, encoded by the exons ATGATGAAAGAAGTTGATGATAAAAGTAGTCCTGAGTATCAACGGCTGACTTGGGATGCTCTAAGAAAGAGTATAAATGGACTGGTGAACAAGGTCAATGCTGCCAACATTAAGAACATAATTCCGGAATTGTTTGCTGAGAACTTGATTCGCGGAAGAGGGCTCTTCTGTAGATCCTGTATGAAGTCTCAGATGGCGTCTCCCGGGTTTACCGATGTGTTTTCCGCATTGGTTGCTGTTGTCAACACGAAATTTCCTGAAGTTGGGGATCTTTTGCTTAGAAGGATTGTTTTGCAGCTAAAAAGAGCGTATAAGCGGAATGACAAG CCTCAATTACTTGCTGCTGTTAAGTTTGTAGCACATCTGGTGAATCAGCAGGTGGCTCATGAGATCATTGCGCTAGAGCTACTAACGGTTTTGCTCGAAAAGCCAACCGATGACAGTGTTGAAGTAGCTGTTGGTTTTGTCACAGAATGTGGTTCAATACTGCAGGATCTCTCACCTAGAGGACTTCATG GCATCTTTGAGCGTTTCCGGGGAATTCTTCATGAAGGAGAAATTGACAAACGTGTTCAATTTTTGATTGAAGGCCTGTTTGCAATAAGAAGGGCAAAGTTTCAG GGTTATCCAGCTGTTAGGCCTGAATTAGACCTCGTGGAGCAGGAAGATCAGTTAACTCATGAGGTCTCCTTGGATGAGGAAATAGATCCTGAGACTAATCTCG ATATATTCAAACCTGACCCCAATTATATGGAGAATGAAAAACGTTATGAAGAGTTGAAGAAATCCCTGCTGGGTGAGGAGGAGGAATCAGAGGGAGATGATGAAGGCTCTGATGCTGAatcagatgatgatgatgatgaatctgaTGAAGAGACCGAGGAAAGTATGCAGATTAAAGATGAAACAGAAACCAATCTTGTTAATCTGAGGAGGACTATCTATCTAACAATCATGTCTAGTGTAGATTTCGAGGAAGCTGGTCATAAGCTTCTCAAAATTCATCTCGAGCCAGGTCAAGAG ATGGAATTGTGCATTATGCTTTTGGAATGTTGCAGCCAAGAAAGAACTTACCTCCGATATTACGGTCTTCTGGGCCAGCGATTCTGCATGATTAACAAAGTGCATCAAGAAAATTTTGAGACATGCTTTGTGAAGCAATATTCCATGATCCATCGACTTGAAACAAACAAACTGCGAAATGTGGCAAAATTTTTTGCTCATTTGCTTGGGACATTTGCTCTGCCTTGGCACGTCTTATCATACATTCGCTTGACTGAAGAGGACACAACTTCTTCTTCGCGTATATTTATTAAGATTCTCTTCCAG GAATTGTCAGAGCATCTTGGCATTCGGTTGTTAAATGAGCGGTTAAATGATCCAACAATGCAGGATTCTTTTGAATCAATATTTCCCAAAGATAACCCTAAAAACACACGATTCTGCATTAACTTCTTCACATCCATTGGACTTGGTGGTCTTACTGAGAATCTACGCGAGTATTTGAAAAACATGCCACGTCTGATCATGCAACAACAGAAGCAAGTTCCTGATTCTGACTCAGATAATGAATCTGCAAGCTCCGGTTCATCAGATTCGGGAACCAGTTCTGAGTCAGAGTCTGACTCAGCAAGTTCTGATGAAAGTGATAGAAAAAGAAGTAAACGTAGAAGAAAATAA